In one window of Duganella dendranthematis DNA:
- a CDS encoding efflux RND transporter periplasmic adaptor subunit codes for MAFLTKKKIVLAVGLLVIGGGAAAYFSKNKAPVVEPPRFRTAAADTGNITQTVTATGTINPVALINIGSQVSGTVSELKADFNDHVTKGQVLLKLDPTIFNAQIRQADAQLASARASLKLAQATHQRNQSLLAQNYISPLALDQSKREVDVAQANIQLAQAQLARVQADLDNSVIRSPIDGVIIKRTIDLGQTVAASFTTPQLFQIARDLTKMQIDTSVSEADVGSLKEGQEARFVVDAYPDKEFNARMRQFRLAANVLNNVVTYNVVLDVDNKDELLKPGMTAQVRLLVGNRQNVLRVPTAALRFRLSDEEIEKQKKLAEAAAGKSASASASANAVAATEAPQEDDASFRTKADLARTFRIYTLDARNQPKAQDVNIGLSNFRYTEVVSGDLKKGDKVITRAIGNDKEGGM; via the coding sequence ATGGCTTTCCTGACCAAGAAGAAGATCGTGCTGGCCGTGGGCCTGCTGGTAATCGGCGGCGGCGCGGCCGCATATTTTTCCAAAAACAAGGCGCCTGTGGTGGAGCCGCCACGCTTCCGCACGGCGGCGGCCGACACCGGCAACATCACGCAGACGGTGACCGCCACCGGCACCATCAACCCGGTGGCGCTGATCAATATCGGTTCGCAGGTCTCCGGCACGGTGAGCGAGTTGAAGGCCGACTTTAACGACCACGTGACCAAGGGCCAGGTGCTGCTCAAGCTCGACCCGACCATCTTCAACGCGCAGATCCGCCAGGCCGATGCGCAACTGGCGTCGGCGCGCGCCTCGCTCAAGCTGGCGCAGGCCACGCACCAGCGCAACCAGTCCTTGCTGGCGCAGAATTACATCTCGCCGCTGGCGCTGGACCAGTCCAAGCGCGAAGTCGATGTGGCGCAGGCGAATATCCAGCTGGCGCAGGCGCAGCTGGCGCGGGTGCAGGCGGACCTGGACAACTCGGTGATCCGTTCACCGATCGATGGCGTGATCATCAAGCGCACCATCGACCTGGGGCAGACCGTGGCGGCGTCGTTCACCACGCCGCAGCTGTTCCAGATCGCCCGCGATCTGACCAAGATGCAGATCGATACCAGCGTCTCGGAAGCGGACGTCGGCTCGCTGAAGGAAGGGCAGGAAGCGCGCTTCGTGGTGGACGCTTATCCGGACAAGGAATTCAACGCCCGCATGCGCCAGTTCCGCCTGGCCGCCAATGTGCTCAACAACGTGGTGACGTATAACGTGGTGCTGGATGTCGACAACAAGGACGAGCTGCTCAAGCCGGGCATGACGGCGCAGGTGCGTCTGCTGGTGGGAAACCGCCAGAACGTGCTGCGCGTGCCGACCGCCGCGCTGCGCTTCCGTCTCAGCGACGAGGAAATCGAGAAGCAGAAAAAACTGGCGGAAGCAGCCGCCGGCAAGTCCGCCTCGGCCTCCGCTTCCGCCAACGCGGTTGCCGCTACCGAAGCGCCGCAGGAAGACGACGCCTCGTTCCGCACCAAGGCCGACCTGGCGCGCACCTTCCGCATCTATACGCTGGACGCCAGGAACCAGCCGAAGGCACAGGACGTGAATATCGGCCTGTCCAACTTCCGCTACACCGAAGTGGTGAGCGGCGATTTGAAGAAGGGCGACAAGGTCATCACCCGCGCCATCGGCAACGACAAGGAAGGTGGCATGTGA
- a CDS encoding sensor histidine kinase, with the protein MSRFSNPLRTSIVAKLVLGYGLLGIASIVAVSAVFYSGTIGVIDQNIDGKIRAQTERLLDKLGDGSRAALKAEVHRLLTDGVDNDREIFELLDEDGMAIAGNLGSWPSVADAPDLVTATVLRYGRSAPARLYLRPLVQGGVLIVGRDLSEEEAVREVIWRALLAGACVSLMLTIAGAMLFRRTIEARLGEIRRTAAQIEAGDLSQRIPVTGNDEFALLNRDINRMLDRIELLMEGIRNVSNAIAHDLRTPLSRIRGRLDDALRHEPTVPRLSSAAHDAIDDIDDLIRLFERLLQIAEAESGMRARLFERLDLGRVVADIGEMYEATAEDSGITLTVDAPASLYVDGDRNLLASAVASLLDNAIKYAGRGAVIHVRAGLYQGEASMSVHDNGPGIPDAERGKVTQRFYRVDKSRHLPGNGLGLSIVSATAKAHAGTLVLEDGGPGLVARIVLPLAVN; encoded by the coding sequence TTGTCTAGGTTTTCCAATCCGCTGCGCACCTCGATCGTCGCCAAGCTGGTGCTGGGCTACGGCCTGCTGGGCATCGCCTCGATCGTCGCCGTGTCGGCGGTATTTTACAGCGGCACCATCGGCGTCATCGACCAGAACATCGACGGCAAGATCAGGGCGCAGACCGAGCGCCTGTTGGACAAGCTGGGGGACGGCAGCCGCGCGGCGCTGAAGGCGGAAGTACATCGCCTGCTGACCGACGGCGTCGATAACGACCGCGAGATTTTCGAACTGCTGGACGAAGACGGCATGGCGATTGCCGGCAACCTGGGCTCCTGGCCCAGCGTGGCCGACGCCCCGGACCTGGTCACCGCCACCGTGCTGCGCTACGGCCGCAGCGCGCCGGCGCGCCTGTACCTGCGGCCTTTGGTGCAGGGCGGGGTGCTGATCGTCGGCCGGGATTTGAGCGAAGAAGAAGCGGTGCGCGAAGTGATCTGGCGCGCGCTGCTGGCCGGCGCCTGCGTCTCGCTGATGCTGACCATCGCCGGCGCCATGCTGTTCCGCCGCACTATCGAGGCGCGTCTGGGCGAGATCCGCCGCACCGCCGCGCAGATCGAGGCGGGCGATCTGAGTCAGCGCATTCCGGTTACCGGCAACGACGAATTCGCGCTGCTCAACCGCGACATCAACCGCATGCTGGACCGCATCGAGCTGCTGATGGAAGGCATCCGCAACGTCTCCAACGCCATCGCCCACGACCTGCGCACGCCGCTGAGCCGCATCAGGGGACGGCTGGACGACGCCTTGCGCCACGAGCCGACGGTGCCGCGCCTGTCCAGCGCCGCGCATGATGCCATTGACGACATCGACGACCTGATACGACTATTCGAGCGCCTGCTGCAGATCGCCGAAGCGGAATCCGGCATGCGCGCGCGCCTGTTCGAGCGGCTGGACCTGGGCCGGGTGGTGGCCGACATCGGCGAGATGTACGAAGCCACCGCCGAAGACAGCGGCATCACGCTGACCGTCGATGCGCCGGCCTCGCTGTACGTCGACGGCGACCGCAACCTGCTGGCCAGTGCCGTCGCCAGCCTGCTGGACAACGCCATCAAGTACGCCGGCCGTGGCGCGGTGATTCACGTGCGCGCCGGCCTGTATCAGGGTGAAGCGTCGATGTCGGTGCACGACAATGGCCCCGGCATTCCGGACGCGGAGCGCGGCAAGGTCACGCAGCGCTTTTACCGCGTCGACAAGAGCCGCCACCTGCCGGGCAATGGCCTGGGCCTGTCGATCGTCAGCGCCACCGCCAAGGCGCACGCCGGTACGCTGGTGCTGGAAGACGGCGGGCCCGGACTGGTGGCGCGCATCGTGCTGCCGCTAGCGGTAAATTAA
- a CDS encoding response regulator gives MITTHQANQPQILVVDDEASNLQLLRHILQDHYRLLFAKDGPRALELARSEQPQLILLDVMMPGMTGYETCRHLKANPVTANIPVIFVTALSDTDDEVIGFEAGAVDYITKPVSPPIVRARVRNHLSLVGVDELKKTRLEIVQRLGLAAEFKDNETGLHVIRMSHYSRILGLAIGMTEAEAEDLLHAAPMHDVGKIGIPDNILRKPGALDAEEWKVMQSHASIGGDIIGRHPHGMLAMAYDVAVTHHEKWDGSGYPNGLKGEEIPLVGRIVAVADVFDALTSARPYKEAWPVDKAVEHMLAQRDKHFEGRLVDIFIKQMPALLEVKERWAEH, from the coding sequence ATGATCACCACCCACCAAGCCAACCAGCCGCAAATCCTTGTGGTCGACGATGAGGCCAGCAACCTGCAACTGCTGCGCCACATCCTGCAAGACCACTATCGCCTGCTGTTCGCCAAGGACGGCCCGCGCGCGCTGGAACTGGCGCGCTCCGAACAACCGCAACTCATTCTGCTGGACGTGATGATGCCGGGGATGACAGGCTATGAAACCTGCCGCCATCTGAAAGCCAATCCGGTCACCGCCAACATCCCGGTGATCTTCGTCACCGCGCTGAGCGACACCGACGATGAAGTAATCGGCTTCGAAGCCGGCGCTGTCGACTACATCACCAAGCCGGTCAGCCCACCGATTGTGCGGGCGCGCGTGCGCAACCACCTGTCGCTGGTGGGTGTGGATGAATTGAAGAAGACCCGCCTGGAAATTGTCCAGCGCCTTGGCCTGGCGGCGGAGTTCAAGGACAACGAAACCGGCCTGCACGTGATCCGCATGAGCCACTACTCCAGGATCCTCGGCCTGGCGATCGGCATGACCGAAGCGGAAGCGGAAGACCTGCTGCACGCGGCGCCGATGCACGATGTCGGCAAGATCGGTATCCCGGACAACATCCTGCGCAAGCCCGGCGCGCTCGATGCGGAAGAATGGAAAGTGATGCAGTCGCATGCCAGCATCGGCGGCGACATCATCGGCCGCCATCCGCACGGCATGCTGGCCATGGCCTACGACGTCGCCGTCACCCACCATGAAAAGTGGGACGGCAGCGGTTATCCGAATGGCTTGAAAGGTGAAGAAATTCCGCTGGTCGGCCGCATTGTGGCAGTGGCCGACGTGTTCGACGCGCTGACGTCAGCTCGCCCCTATAAGGAAGCGTGGCCGGTGGATAAGGCCGTCGAACATATGCTGGCGCAGCGCGACAAGCATTTTGAAGGACGTCTGGTGGACATCTTCATTAAACAGATGCCCGCGCTCCTTGAAGTCAAAGAGCGCTGGGCAGAGCATTAA
- a CDS encoding winged helix-turn-helix domain-containing protein codes for MRCLVIEDEAETSNYICKGLREAGYVVTAAGNGPDGLDYATSEEWDIIILDRMLPGRIDGLSIVDKLRALGKQTPVIIVSALTTIDARVTGLRGGADDYLSKPFAFSELLARVEALLRRSAPGADSTQLQVADLRLDLRTLRVTRGAKVITLQPREYRLLEYLMRNENQVVTRTMLLESVWDYHFDPQTNVIDVQISRLRAKVDKDFPVMLIHTLRGVGYRMGVMPPEEPEPPVV; via the coding sequence GTGCGCTGCCTGGTAATTGAAGACGAAGCCGAAACCTCCAACTATATCTGCAAGGGCCTGCGCGAGGCCGGCTATGTGGTGACCGCCGCCGGCAATGGCCCGGATGGACTGGACTATGCCACCAGCGAGGAATGGGACATCATCATCCTCGACCGCATGCTGCCCGGCCGTATCGACGGCCTGTCCATTGTCGACAAGCTGCGCGCGCTGGGCAAGCAGACCCCGGTCATCATCGTCAGCGCGCTGACCACCATCGACGCGCGCGTGACCGGCTTGCGCGGCGGCGCCGATGACTACCTGTCCAAACCGTTTGCCTTCTCCGAACTGCTGGCGCGCGTGGAAGCGCTGCTGCGCCGCAGCGCCCCCGGCGCCGACAGCACGCAGCTGCAGGTGGCCGATCTGCGGCTGGACCTGCGCACGCTGCGCGTCACGCGCGGCGCCAAGGTCATTACCCTGCAGCCGCGCGAATACCGCCTGCTGGAATACCTGATGCGTAACGAGAACCAGGTGGTGACCCGCACCATGCTGCTGGAATCGGTGTGGGACTATCACTTCGACCCGCAGACCAATGTGATCGACGTGCAGATATCGCGCCTGCGCGCCAAGGTGGACAAGGACTTCCCGGTGATGCTGATCCACACCTTGCGCGGCGTTGGTTATCGCATGGGCGTGATGCCGCCGGAAGAGCCGGAGCCGCCGGTTGTCTAG
- a CDS encoding aminotransferase class I/II-fold pyridoxal phosphate-dependent enzyme: MHDLSDIAAWLQNHPIYHDSSVHSTLPDPTFVTEGETVVSFSTNNYLALANHPRLVQAARDGLDRYGVGNCESRLLGGDLEVYRELERRLGALKHKSDAVLFVTGYMTNIGVLSSIVKAATLARLHGFRARKRHKYAYYSDEFNHISIREGIQMSGALRYNYRHCDMNHLESLLQAGAAEGTTPIIVSDGVFSMEGTIAPLPDLVALAERFGALLYVDDAHATGILGANGGGTSEHFNCYSTNIMQMGTLSKALGSIGGFVAVEKEVGDVIRLTSSAYGFTCPPPPDQAAALLAALDILEEEPQRRQRLWDNQRYFIEQMAPLGYTIISTATPILPVLIGDAETCQRYAMELRAEGVHVDSIQFPAAPVGQARLRFMMNAGHTRAQIDHAVSVMARLAGRSERLVA; the protein is encoded by the coding sequence ATGCACGACTTAAGCGATATCGCCGCCTGGCTCCAGAACCATCCCATCTACCACGACTCGTCGGTGCATAGCACGCTGCCCGATCCCACCTTCGTCACCGAAGGCGAAACCGTGGTGTCCTTCAGCACCAACAACTACCTGGCGCTGGCCAACCACCCGCGGCTGGTGCAGGCGGCCAGAGATGGGCTGGACCGCTATGGCGTCGGCAATTGCGAGTCGCGCCTGCTGGGCGGCGACCTGGAAGTCTACCGTGAGCTGGAACGCCGCCTCGGCGCCTTGAAGCACAAGAGCGATGCGGTGCTGTTCGTCACCGGCTACATGACCAATATCGGCGTGCTGTCATCGATCGTCAAGGCGGCCACGCTGGCGCGCCTGCATGGCTTCCGCGCCAGGAAGCGCCACAAGTACGCCTACTATTCGGACGAGTTCAATCACATCTCGATCCGCGAAGGTATCCAGATGTCCGGCGCGCTGCGCTACAACTACCGCCATTGCGACATGAACCACCTGGAGTCGCTGCTGCAAGCCGGCGCCGCCGAAGGCACCACGCCGATCATCGTCAGCGACGGCGTGTTCAGCATGGAAGGCACGATCGCGCCGCTGCCGGATCTGGTGGCGCTGGCCGAACGTTTTGGCGCGCTGCTGTATGTCGATGACGCGCACGCCACCGGCATCCTCGGCGCCAATGGCGGCGGCACCTCGGAGCACTTCAACTGCTACAGCACCAACATCATGCAGATGGGAACACTGAGCAAGGCGCTCGGCTCGATCGGCGGTTTCGTTGCGGTGGAAAAGGAAGTGGGCGATGTGATCCGCCTGACCAGCTCCGCCTACGGCTTCACCTGCCCGCCGCCGCCGGACCAGGCAGCGGCGCTGCTGGCGGCACTGGATATTCTGGAAGAGGAACCGCAACGCCGCCAGCGCCTGTGGGACAACCAGCGCTACTTCATCGAGCAGATGGCGCCGTTGGGCTACACGATTATCTCGACCGCCACGCCGATCCTGCCGGTGCTGATCGGCGATGCAGAAACCTGCCAGCGCTATGCGATGGAACTGCGCGCCGAAGGCGTGCATGTGGATTCGATCCAGTTCCCGGCGGCGCCGGTCGGCCAGGCACGCCTGCGCTTCATGATGAACGCCGGCCACACCCGCGCGCAGATCGATCACGCGGTCAGCGTGATGGCGCGCCTGGCGGGACGCAGCGAACGCCTGGTGGCCTAG
- a CDS encoding ABC transporter ATP-binding protein, whose product MSGPANELLIDIRQVTKSYFSGSVETQVLHGIDLAVPRGDFLAVMGQSGSGKSTLMNIFGCLDQATGGSYFLDGVDTLTLSRNQLATIRNRTIGFVFQSFNLIKRMSVAENVALPLIYAGVSRSKAHAKALLELDRVGLAGMAKRTPNQLSGGQQQRVAIARALVGDPPLILADEPTGNLDTQTSVEIMRSFQQLNDERGITILLVTHEPDIAAYSKRLMRLKDGRVLYDGPSAEGLRQMLQSHENLTV is encoded by the coding sequence GTGAGTGGGCCGGCCAATGAACTCCTGATCGACATCCGCCAGGTCACCAAGAGCTACTTCTCCGGCAGCGTGGAAACCCAGGTCTTGCACGGCATCGACCTGGCTGTGCCGCGCGGCGACTTCCTCGCGGTGATGGGGCAGTCCGGCTCCGGCAAGTCGACGCTGATGAATATCTTCGGCTGCCTGGACCAGGCCACCGGCGGCAGCTACTTCCTCGACGGCGTCGACACGCTGACGCTGTCGCGCAACCAGCTGGCCACCATCCGCAACCGCACCATCGGCTTCGTGTTCCAGAGCTTTAACCTGATCAAGCGCATGAGCGTGGCGGAGAACGTGGCGCTGCCGCTGATCTACGCCGGCGTGTCGCGCTCGAAGGCGCACGCCAAGGCCTTGCTGGAGCTGGATCGCGTGGGACTGGCCGGCATGGCCAAGCGCACGCCGAACCAGTTGTCCGGCGGCCAGCAGCAGCGGGTGGCGATTGCGCGCGCGCTGGTGGGCGATCCGCCGCTGATCCTGGCCGACGAACCGACCGGCAACCTGGATACGCAAACCAGCGTGGAGATCATGCGCTCGTTCCAGCAGCTGAACGATGAACGCGGCATCACCATCCTGCTGGTGACGCACGAACCGGACATCGCCGCCTACAGCAAGCGCCTGATGCGCCTCAAGGACGGCCGCGTGC
- a CDS encoding MHYT domain-containing protein, which yields MLEFFTPPDNPSLLHYGTYSPLLVILSIVVAIFSSWMGLQVAAQARLASTRGLRAAMLGTGSLALGCGVWSMHFIGMLAFNLCTDVDYNHTLTLLSVLPSLAASWVALSIISMRRLTAVSLVTGGVLVGAGIGAMHYTGMAAMQMALQLRYDPFMFGLSIVVAVVLATLALWIRFGLRTLRRLPRAVLGAISAAVMGCAIAGMHYTGMAAARFVGQLPIDATPQQNSTFVALALALITVAVTVFALAANGMLRYREMYRQQAESEAWMRALLTTTVDGVITVDRAGVIQEFNASAERIFGWSRDEIIGRNIRLLMADVERSERDGLLNYLRTEDATVPGKGSEVIALRKDGSSLPIRRALGHAQLAKRDLFVLFITDISERRAIMQALRDSEQQFRSLIGNIPGISFRSSMAFDAPPIFVSDGIERLAGYPASDFVGAQRIRTLGSLICEEDRERVAAEISRSVAQLAAYQVEWCLIHADGSRRFMWEHGAVTADESNPELRWIDGVILDISERREMEQELRQAKETAEKAAAARASFVANMSHEIRTPMNAILGFTDVLLDTELDTDQRRHLDTVRKEGRSLLRLLNEILDTAKLDKGAVELEPDDYSLLGLIDELASTFGSNARSKGLVIDIAYDAALPAWLHGDELRMRQILGNLLDNAIKFTSVGKVCLRATVQQGQLHIAVEDTGIGIAPERINAIFDPFTQADASMTRRFGGTGLGTTISRQLVGLMGGKIWAESTPGVGTTFHVLLPLEPARNGQTQSSERFDYPLPPLHILAADDVPQNLELLSLLLAKRGHTLERAQDGTQAVRMSAEYHYDVVLMDMQMPLMDGLAATRTIRAREQRTGDPRLPIVAMTASVLAAHREAAATSGMDGFASKPVDWHALSHEIARVLDLPALASAPPPAEAPRQRVLNQKAGLQRWGDEEAAYHQALHRFVADYSTAAATLAKLLADGSEARLAEAQAWSHKVRGVAANIGLEQLAATLAQIEKLCGSPLRDGSGDGGGDGVTANSGAEATPRRRASDVQDQAVRGISLALKTELAQAQRTLAGQLDAALSSIHALAPPRGARLEAPPPAAIFDLSIARQKSAALLPSLQRGALNDAALSALQAALTGSPQHLVQQLNAVLDALNDFDFPQAYAALQALQASLSKETP from the coding sequence ATGCTGGAATTCTTTACACCGCCGGACAATCCGTCCCTGCTCCACTACGGCACCTATTCGCCGCTGCTGGTAATTCTCTCAATCGTGGTTGCCATCTTCTCATCCTGGATGGGATTGCAAGTCGCCGCGCAAGCGCGCCTGGCCAGCACCCGCGGCCTGCGCGCCGCCATGCTGGGCACCGGCAGCCTGGCGCTGGGCTGCGGCGTCTGGTCGATGCACTTCATCGGCATGCTGGCCTTTAACCTGTGCACCGACGTCGATTACAACCACACGCTGACCTTGCTGTCGGTGCTGCCCAGCCTTGCGGCGTCGTGGGTGGCGCTGTCCATTATCAGCATGCGGCGCCTGACTGCCGTCTCCCTCGTCACCGGCGGAGTGCTGGTCGGCGCCGGCATCGGCGCCATGCACTACACCGGCATGGCGGCGATGCAAATGGCGCTGCAGCTGCGCTACGATCCGTTCATGTTCGGTCTGTCGATCGTGGTGGCGGTGGTGCTGGCCACGCTGGCGCTGTGGATACGCTTTGGCCTGCGCACGCTGCGCCGCCTGCCGCGCGCGGTGCTCGGCGCCATCAGCGCGGCGGTGATGGGCTGCGCCATCGCCGGCATGCACTACACCGGCATGGCGGCGGCGCGCTTCGTCGGCCAGTTGCCGATTGACGCCACGCCGCAGCAGAACTCCACTTTCGTGGCGCTGGCGCTGGCGCTGATCACAGTGGCCGTCACCGTCTTCGCGCTGGCCGCCAACGGCATGTTGCGCTACCGCGAGATGTACCGCCAGCAGGCCGAGAGCGAAGCCTGGATGCGCGCACTGCTGACGACCACCGTGGACGGCGTGATCACCGTCGACCGCGCCGGCGTGATACAGGAATTCAACGCCTCGGCCGAACGCATCTTCGGCTGGAGCCGTGACGAAATCATCGGCCGCAATATCCGCCTGCTGATGGCCGACGTAGAACGGTCGGAACGCGACGGCCTGCTCAACTACCTGCGCACCGAGGACGCCACCGTTCCAGGCAAGGGCAGCGAGGTGATCGCATTGCGCAAGGACGGCAGCAGCTTGCCAATCCGGCGCGCGCTTGGCCACGCCCAACTGGCCAAGCGCGACCTGTTTGTGCTGTTCATTACCGACATCAGCGAACGGCGCGCCATCATGCAGGCGCTGCGCGACAGCGAACAGCAATTCCGCTCGCTGATCGGCAATATCCCCGGCATCTCGTTCCGCAGCAGCATGGCGTTCGACGCGCCGCCGATCTTCGTCAGCGACGGCATCGAGCGGCTGGCTGGCTACCCCGCCAGCGATTTCGTCGGCGCGCAGCGCATCCGCACCCTCGGCTCGCTGATTTGCGAGGAAGATCGCGAACGCGTGGCAGCCGAGATTTCGCGCAGCGTCGCCCAGCTGGCGGCCTACCAGGTCGAGTGGTGTCTGATCCACGCCGACGGCAGCCGGCGCTTCATGTGGGAGCACGGCGCGGTCACGGCGGATGAAAGCAATCCGGAACTGCGCTGGATCGACGGTGTGATCCTCGACATCAGCGAACGGCGTGAGATGGAACAGGAGCTGCGCCAGGCCAAGGAGACGGCGGAAAAAGCCGCCGCCGCGCGCGCCAGCTTTGTCGCCAACATGAGCCACGAGATCCGTACGCCGATGAACGCCATCCTCGGCTTCACCGACGTACTGCTGGATACGGAGCTGGACACCGATCAGCGCCGCCACCTGGACACGGTGCGCAAGGAAGGCCGTTCGCTGCTACGCCTGCTGAACGAGATTCTGGATACCGCCAAGCTGGATAAAGGCGCGGTGGAACTGGAACCGGACGATTACAGCCTGCTTGGCCTGATCGACGAACTGGCTTCCACCTTCGGCAGCAACGCTCGCAGCAAAGGGCTGGTGATCGACATCGCCTACGACGCGGCGCTGCCGGCATGGCTGCACGGCGACGAACTGCGCATGCGCCAGATCCTCGGCAACCTGCTGGACAACGCCATCAAGTTCACGTCGGTCGGCAAGGTATGCCTGCGCGCCACCGTGCAGCAAGGCCAGTTGCATATCGCTGTGGAAGATACCGGCATCGGCATCGCGCCGGAACGCATCAACGCCATCTTCGATCCTTTCACGCAGGCGGATGCCTCGATGACGCGGCGCTTCGGCGGCACCGGTCTTGGCACCACCATCAGCCGTCAGCTGGTGGGACTCATGGGCGGCAAGATCTGGGCCGAGAGCACGCCGGGCGTCGGCACGACCTTCCATGTGCTGCTGCCGCTGGAGCCGGCGCGCAACGGCCAGACGCAGAGCAGCGAACGGTTCGACTATCCGCTGCCACCGCTGCACATCCTGGCGGCGGACGACGTGCCGCAGAACCTGGAGCTGCTGTCGCTGCTGCTGGCCAAGCGCGGTCACACGCTGGAGCGCGCGCAGGACGGCACGCAGGCCGTGCGGATGTCGGCCGAATATCATTACGATGTGGTGCTAATGGATATGCAAATGCCGCTGATGGACGGCCTGGCGGCCACCCGCACCATCCGCGCGCGCGAACAGCGAACCGGCGACCCGCGTCTGCCGATTGTGGCGATGACGGCCAGCGTGCTGGCTGCGCACCGCGAGGCTGCGGCCACGTCGGGCATGGATGGTTTTGCCTCCAAGCCGGTGGACTGGCACGCACTGTCGCACGAGATCGCGAGGGTGCTTGACCTGCCGGCGCTGGCATCGGCGCCGCCGCCGGCCGAAGCGCCGCGCCAGCGCGTGCTGAATCAGAAAGCCGGCCTGCAACGCTGGGGCGACGAGGAAGCGGCCTACCATCAGGCGTTGCACCGCTTTGTGGCCGATTACAGCACCGCCGCCGCCACGCTGGCCAAGCTGCTGGCCGACGGCAGCGAGGCGCGCCTGGCCGAAGCACAGGCCTGGAGCCACAAGGTGCGCGGCGTGGCCGCCAACATCGGACTGGAACAATTAGCCGCCACGCTGGCGCAAATCGAGAAGCTGTGCGGATCGCCGCTGCGCGACGGTAGTGGCGATGGCGGGGGTGATGGCGTTACTGCCAATTCCGGCGCTGAGGCAACGCCACGCAGGCGCGCCAGCGACGTTCAGGACCAGGCGGTACGCGGCATCTCGCTCGCGCTGAAGACCGAACTGGCGCAGGCGCAGCGCACGCTGGCCGGCCAGCTGGACGCCGCCCTGAGCTCCATCCACGCGCTGGCGCCGCCGCGCGGCGCGCGCCTGGAAGCGCCGCCGCCGGCTGCCATCTTCGACCTGTCCATCGCGCGCCAGAAATCCGCCGCCCTGCTGCCATCGCTGCAACGCGGCGCGCTGAACGACGCCGCCCTGAGCGCATTGCAAGCCGCCCTCACCGGCTCGCCGCAGCACCTGGTCCAGCAACTGAACGCGGTGCTGGACGCATTGAACGATTTCGACTTCCCGCAGGCCTACGCCGCACTGCAAGCATTACAGGCCAGCCTGTCCAAGGAGACCCCATGA
- a CDS encoding glycosyltransferase family 4 protein: MRVLHFYKTYYPDSWGGVEQVIRQLCVGTGHLGLTNEVLTLSRGGPAEIEFEGHTVHRVPLDFEIASTGFSFAAIRKLARLARKADVIHYHFPWPFMDLAHFLARIDKPSVVTYHSDIVRQKHLLRVYGPLKRRFLHNVSAVVATSPNYLASSPVLKRFAHKTTTIPFGLDKSTYPPASEERKARWRAQCGERFFLFVGVLRYYKGLHILLDALVNVDYPVVIVGAGPIEQELKAHALRLGLTHVQFIGAVDEEDKVALLELSYAMVFPSHLRSEAFGISLLEGAMFGKPMISSEIGTGTTYINIDNDTGLVVPPDDPAALGVAMRTLWDNPERAAEMGRRAEARYWELFTAEKMAQSYHALYRELVARPR; this comes from the coding sequence ATGCGCGTCCTCCATTTCTACAAGACCTATTATCCCGACAGCTGGGGTGGCGTTGAGCAAGTGATACGCCAGCTATGCGTCGGCACCGGCCACCTCGGCCTCACCAACGAAGTGTTGACGCTGAGCCGAGGCGGTCCCGCCGAAATCGAATTCGAAGGCCACACCGTGCACCGCGTGCCGCTGGACTTCGAGATCGCCTCGACCGGCTTTTCGTTTGCCGCCATCCGCAAGCTGGCGCGCCTGGCGCGCAAGGCGGACGTGATCCACTATCATTTCCCGTGGCCGTTCATGGACCTGGCGCACTTCCTGGCCCGCATCGACAAGCCGAGCGTGGTGACCTACCATTCGGACATCGTGCGCCAGAAGCACCTGCTGCGCGTGTATGGCCCACTCAAGCGGCGCTTCCTGCATAACGTCAGCGCGGTGGTGGCGACCTCGCCCAACTACCTGGCCTCGTCGCCGGTGCTGAAGCGGTTCGCCCACAAGACCACCACCATTCCGTTCGGCCTGGATAAATCGACCTATCCGCCGGCGTCGGAAGAACGCAAGGCTCGCTGGCGCGCGCAGTGCGGCGAGCGCTTCTTCCTGTTCGTCGGCGTGCTGCGCTATTACAAAGGCCTGCACATCCTGCTCGATGCGCTGGTCAATGTCGATTACCCGGTGGTGATCGTTGGCGCCGGCCCGATCGAGCAGGAACTAAAGGCCCACGCGCTGCGCCTCGGCCTGACCCACGTGCAGTTTATCGGCGCGGTGGATGAGGAGGACAAGGTGGCGCTGCTGGAATTGAGCTACGCCATGGTGTTCCCGTCGCACCTGCGTTCGGAAGCGTTCGGCATCTCGCTGCTGGAAGGGGCGATGTTCGGCAAGCCGATGATCTCCAGCGAAATCGGCACCGGCACCACCTACATCAATATCGACAACGACACCGGCCTGGTGGTGCCGCCGGACGATCCTGCCGCGCTGGGCGTGGCCATGCGTACGCTGTGGGATAACCCGGAACGCGCCGCCGAGATGGGCCGCCGCGCCGAAGCCCGCTACTGGGAACTGTTCACCGCCGAGAAGATGGCGCAGAGCTACCATGCGCTTTACCGTGAGCTGGTGGCGCGGCCAAGGTAA